A section of the Streptomyces sp. NBC_01408 genome encodes:
- a CDS encoding SCO5717 family growth-regulating ATPase, with translation MNGDRNERRGGTWDVPTDDQSDAEPELTGEFTIDYTPPAWYTQGAAPAASVPGLPEGSGFEPHRPSEVASPPTMRMAPPAPRTPSDGAGVPAPFSAAPAPTPLPSEAAPPVPPAPADPAPAPYAAPASPATPTAPAPAPAPAPAPAPAPAPADGVPPAPYATPLQADAVPQDPYASPAPAEPSPAPYAAPPQADAVPQGPYATPSPAPAEPSPAPYATPPQADAVPQGPYASPSPAEPSPAPYAAPPAPVTPPAPAEAVAQPAPYAAQQPDAVPQDAYAAPSPVEPSPAPYAAPHMSPAPAEAAAADGPWDGVRAEAESDRAGAPVSGSAAGTPFEGTGAAPVGSEPVQGSASPHDTPADGTPLFPGAQAPTPFAGSGGELPPPPPAFAVSGAQDGYGFPPAPAQPQPQAPDGYGFPPAPAQPQPQAQAQDGYGFPPAPAQPQAQAPDGYGFPPAPAPPQPQAPDGYGFPPAPQQAQAQPQDGYGFPPQAPAQPHAPQPQAPQAPQPQFDPHGGAPWSAGPQQHQPQQQQPQPQPPQPHDPRYPAGQPTGGAPLGYTAAVELSSDRLLRNKQKPKNSGGAPGGGLFRFGGKAAEAERQRKLELIRTPVMSCYRIAVISLKGGVGKTTTTTALGATLATERQDKILAIDANPDAGTLGRRVRRETGATIRDLVQAIPYLHSYMDIRRFTSQAPSGLEIIANDVDPAVSTTFNDEDYRRVIETVGRQYPIVLTDSGTGLLYSAMRGVLDLADQLIIISTPSVDGASSASTTLDWLSAHGYADLVSRSLTVISGVRETSKMIKIEDIVQHFETRCRGVVVVPFDEHLAAGAEVDLDMMRPKTREAYFNLSALVAEDFVRAQQQSQQGHWGAPQQPQPGQPPAPQQPYGHPQGQPGYQPGYQQPPQQPQPQQPYGQPYPQPGQPWQPPAPQPGQHPQQPQQPPRDPRLG, from the coding sequence GTGAACGGCGATCGGAACGAGAGGCGCGGCGGGACGTGGGACGTCCCGACGGACGATCAGTCCGACGCGGAGCCCGAGCTGACGGGCGAGTTCACCATCGACTACACCCCGCCGGCCTGGTACACCCAGGGCGCGGCTCCGGCCGCGTCGGTGCCGGGGCTCCCGGAGGGCAGCGGGTTCGAGCCGCACCGCCCGTCGGAGGTGGCCTCGCCCCCGACTATGCGGATGGCTCCGCCGGCGCCGCGGACCCCGTCGGACGGTGCGGGCGTGCCCGCCCCGTTCTCGGCGGCGCCCGCCCCGACCCCACTCCCCTCCGAGGCCGCACCGCCCGTGCCTCCGGCTCCGGCCGATCCCGCACCCGCGCCGTACGCGGCCCCGGCATCACCCGCCACCCCGACGGCTCCGGCTCCGGCTCCGGCTCCGGCTCCGGCTCCGGCTCCGGCTCCGGCTCCGGCCGATGGTGTGCCGCCCGCGCCGTACGCGACCCCGCTTCAGGCCGACGCCGTACCGCAGGACCCGTACGCGAGCCCGGCCCCGGCCGAGCCGAGCCCCGCGCCGTACGCGGCCCCGCCGCAGGCCGACGCCGTACCCCAGGGCCCGTACGCGACGCCGAGCCCGGCCCCGGCCGAGCCGAGCCCCGCGCCGTACGCGACCCCGCCGCAGGCCGACGCCGTACCGCAGGGCCCGTACGCGAGCCCGAGCCCGGCTGAGCCGAGCCCCGCGCCCTACGCAGCCCCGCCCGCGCCCGTTACCCCGCCGGCCCCTGCCGAAGCCGTGGCACAGCCCGCGCCGTACGCGGCCCAGCAGCCCGACGCCGTACCGCAGGACGCGTACGCGGCCCCGAGCCCGGTCGAGCCGAGCCCCGCGCCCTACGCGGCACCCCACATGTCTCCGGCCCCGGCCGAAGCCGCAGCCGCGGATGGCCCTTGGGACGGCGTTCGGGCGGAGGCCGAGTCCGACCGCGCGGGTGCGCCCGTGTCCGGTTCCGCCGCGGGGACTCCTTTCGAGGGAACCGGCGCCGCACCGGTCGGCTCCGAGCCGGTGCAGGGCTCCGCCTCGCCGCACGACACCCCGGCCGACGGGACGCCCCTCTTCCCCGGCGCCCAGGCGCCGACCCCGTTCGCGGGATCCGGTGGCGAACTGCCCCCGCCGCCGCCCGCGTTCGCGGTCTCAGGCGCGCAGGACGGCTACGGCTTCCCGCCCGCACCCGCACAGCCGCAACCGCAGGCTCCGGACGGCTACGGGTTCCCGCCGGCACCCGCACAGCCGCAGCCCCAGGCCCAGGCCCAGGACGGCTACGGCTTCCCGCCCGCACCCGCACAGCCGCAGGCCCAGGCTCCGGACGGGTACGGATTCCCGCCGGCACCCGCGCCGCCCCAGCCGCAGGCCCCCGACGGGTACGGGTTCCCGCCCGCGCCCCAGCAGGCCCAGGCCCAGCCCCAGGACGGCTACGGCTTCCCGCCCCAGGCACCCGCGCAGCCGCACGCCCCGCAGCCGCAGGCCCCCCAGGCCCCGCAGCCGCAGTTCGACCCGCACGGGGGTGCGCCCTGGTCCGCCGGACCGCAGCAGCACCAGCCCCAGCAGCAGCAACCCCAGCCGCAGCCGCCCCAGCCGCACGACCCCCGCTACCCGGCCGGCCAGCCCACCGGTGGGGCTCCGCTCGGCTACACGGCCGCCGTCGAGCTGTCCTCCGACCGCCTGCTGCGCAACAAGCAGAAGCCCAAGAACAGCGGCGGCGCCCCCGGCGGCGGGCTGTTCCGCTTCGGCGGCAAGGCAGCCGAAGCGGAGCGCCAGCGCAAGCTGGAACTGATCCGCACGCCGGTGATGTCCTGCTACCGGATCGCCGTCATCAGCCTCAAGGGCGGCGTCGGCAAGACCACGACCACCACCGCCCTCGGCGCCACCCTCGCCACCGAGCGCCAGGACAAGATCCTGGCCATCGACGCGAACCCGGACGCCGGCACCCTCGGCCGCCGCGTCCGCCGCGAGACCGGCGCCACGATCCGGGACCTCGTCCAGGCGATCCCGTACCTCCACTCGTACATGGACATCCGGCGGTTCACCTCGCAGGCCCCGTCGGGCCTGGAGATCATCGCCAACGACGTGGACCCGGCCGTCTCCACCACCTTCAACGACGAGGACTACCGCCGCGTCATCGAGACGGTGGGCCGCCAGTACCCGATCGTCCTCACCGACTCGGGCACCGGTCTGCTGTACTCCGCGATGCGCGGGGTCCTGGACCTGGCCGATCAGCTGATCATCATCTCGACCCCGTCCGTGGACGGCGCCAGCAGTGCCAGCACCACGCTCGACTGGCTCTCCGCCCACGGGTACGCCGACCTCGTCTCCCGCTCCCTCACCGTCATCTCGGGGGTCCGCGAGACGAGCAAGATGATCAAGATCGAAGACATCGTGCAGCACTTCGAGACCCGCTGCCGGGGAGTCGTCGTGGTGCCCTTCGACGAGCACCTCGCGGCCGGCGCCGAGGTCGACCTCGACATGATGCGGCCCAAGACCCGCGAGGCTTACTTCAACCTCTCCGCCCTCGTGGCAGAGGACTTCGTCCGGGCCCAGCAGCAGAGTCAGCAGGGCCACTGGGGAGCGCCGCAGCAGCCCCAGCCCGGCCAGCCGCCGGCTCCGCAGCAGCCGTACGGGCATCCCCAGGGGCAGCCCGGCTACCAGCCCGGGTACCAGCAGCCGCCGCAACAGCCGCAGCCCCAGCAGCCCTACGGCCAGCCCTACCCGCAGCCCGGCCAGCCCTGGCAGCCGCCGGCTCCGCAGCCGGGCCAGCACCCGCAGCAGCCTCAGCAGCCCCCGCGGGACCCGCGCCTCGGCTGA
- a CDS encoding bifunctional riboflavin kinase/FAD synthetase: protein MQRWRGLEDIPQDWGRSVVTIGSYDGVHRGHQLIIGRAVAKARALGVPSVVVTFDPHPSEVVRPGSHPPILASYDRRAELMAGLGVDALLILPFTADFSQLSPADFIVKVLVDKLHARAVIEGPNFRFGHRAAGNVDFLRELGSTYDYEVDVVDLVERGEAGGGVPFSSTLARRLVAEGDMEGAAEILGRPHRVEGVVVRGAQRGRELGYPTANVETRPHTAIPADGVYAGWLTADGERMPAAISVGTNLQFDATERTVEAYAIDRIGLDLYGLHVTVDFLAYVRGMAKFDSLDGLLEAIADDVKRARVLTDAYDVER, encoded by the coding sequence GTGCAGCGCTGGCGTGGCTTGGAGGACATCCCCCAGGACTGGGGACGCAGCGTCGTCACCATCGGCTCGTACGACGGTGTGCACCGGGGCCATCAGCTGATCATCGGGCGGGCCGTGGCCAAGGCCCGCGCGCTGGGAGTCCCGTCCGTCGTCGTCACCTTCGACCCGCACCCGAGCGAGGTCGTCCGCCCCGGCAGCCACCCGCCGATCCTGGCCTCCTACGACCGTCGCGCCGAGCTGATGGCCGGTCTGGGCGTGGACGCCCTGCTGATCCTGCCGTTCACGGCGGACTTCTCGCAGCTGTCCCCGGCCGACTTCATCGTGAAGGTGCTCGTCGACAAGCTGCACGCGCGCGCGGTCATAGAGGGCCCGAACTTCCGCTTCGGCCACCGTGCCGCCGGGAACGTCGACTTCCTCCGTGAGCTGGGCTCCACCTACGACTACGAGGTCGATGTCGTGGACCTCGTCGAGCGCGGCGAGGCGGGCGGCGGCGTGCCGTTCTCCTCGACCCTGGCGCGCCGGCTGGTCGCCGAGGGCGACATGGAGGGCGCCGCCGAGATCCTGGGGCGGCCGCACCGGGTCGAGGGCGTCGTCGTGCGCGGCGCGCAGCGCGGTCGCGAGCTCGGCTACCCGACGGCGAACGTCGAGACGCGCCCGCACACCGCGATCCCCGCGGACGGGGTGTACGCGGGCTGGCTGACGGCGGACGGCGAGCGGATGCCCGCGGCGATCTCGGTGGGGACGAACCTGCAGTTCGACGCCACGGAGCGGACCGTGGAGGCGTACGCGATCGACCGCATCGGGCTGGACCTGTACGGCCTGCACGTGACCGTCGACTTCCTCGCCTACGTGCGGGGGATGGCGAAGTTCGACTCGCTCGACGGGCTGCTGGAGGCCATCGCGGACGATGTGAAGCGGGCACGGGTGCTGACGGACGCGTACGACGTGGAGCGCTGA